Below is a genomic region from Cuculus canorus isolate bCucCan1 chromosome 31, bCucCan1.pri, whole genome shotgun sequence.
ACTGGGAGGGGAtagagggggactggggggcactgggaggggataatgggggactgggaggggataaagggggactggggggcactgggagggggatagagggggactggggggcactggggggcactgggaggggattcAGGGGGactttctccccttttctcccccccacccctctgacacccctttttctcccccttccccccttgacaccccctttttttcccctcccacccccctgacaccccctttttctccccctttccccccccgacaccccctttcccccccccgacacccccttttctccccccccagGCTTTCGGGGcgcccccccccggccccgctgcAGCCCCCCTGCCGGGCCCCGTGGGGGTCGGGGCTCCCCCTCTcgggggggggctgtggggggggaAGGGCCCCCCACGATTATTTGCCCATCGCCGTCCTCACCACCCTCTGCTGCTTTTGGCCCACGGGGGTCGTCGCCATCGTCAAAGCTGTGCAGGTTCGGGGGTacagggggggtttgggggtacgggggggcttggggggcaatggggggttggggggcaaagaggggacacagaggagATGGGGGTCAAaagggggggcacagggggttgtggggcacagggaggatgggggacactgggattgAGGGGTACAAGGGGGTTTCGGGGGGCAtatgggggggttttggggtctgggggtgctgctGACCCCCCATTTCCCACACCCCCCCAAGTTCACAGAGGGGGACATGGTTTGGGGGGGCCGTGGTGTGGGGGTACATGGCTTGGCGGGGGTGTACaggggggtttttggggtctgggggtgctgctGCCCCCCCAGTTTCCCTCCACCCCCCACCAAAGGTTTGCGTGGCCATGGCGAGGGGGGACATGATTTGGGGGGGCCATGGTGTGGGGGGACACCGTTTGAGGGGGGCGTAcagggggggttttggggtctgggggtgccgCTGACCCCCCCGttcccctccgccccccccaGGTCCGCACAACCATGGCGTGTGGGGAcatggtttgggggggctgtggtgTGGGGGTACGTGGTTTGAGGGGGGTGTACaggggggtttttggggtctgggggtgccgCTGACCCCCCCATCTCCCACACCCCCCCAAGTATGTGGGGGGACACGGTTTGAGGGGGGCGTACaggggggtttttggggtctgggggtgctgctGACCCCCCCATTTCTGACACCCCTCAGGTATGTGGGGGTACATGGTTGGAGGGCGGCGTACAgggggggtttttggggtctgggggtgctgctCACACCCGCGTTCCCCTCCGCCCCCCACCAAAGGTTTGCGCGGCCGTGGCGCGGGGGGACGCGGTTTGAGGGGGGCGTACaggggggtttttggggtctgggggtgccgCTGACCCCCCCGTTCCCCTCCGCCCCCCCAGGTCCGCGCGGCCGTGGCGCGGGGGGACATCGTTTCGGCCGAGATCGCGTCGCGGGAGGCGCGGAACTTCTCGTTCATCAGCCTGGCCGTGGGCATCGCCGCCATCGTGCTCTGCACCATCCTCGCCGTCGTCATCATCATCGCCGCTCAGCACCACGACAACGACTGGGACCCGTAGCCACGCCCCCCCGTCGCCATGGCAACGCGCACAGGCCCCGCCCACTTACCCACCCTCACCCCTC
It encodes:
- the PRRT1 gene encoding proline-rich transmembrane protein 1, with protein sequence RIRFGPFGSVPGFAEAPTGGPEPHGGRKTRLSGRPPPAPLQPPCRAPWGSGLPLSGGGCGGGRAPHDYLPIAVLTTLCCFWPTGVVAIVKAVQVRAAVARGDIVSAEIASREARNFSFISLAVGIAAIVLCTILAVVIIIAAQHHDNDWDP